A single region of the Drosophila miranda strain MSH22 chromosome 2, D.miranda_PacBio2.1, whole genome shotgun sequence genome encodes:
- the LOC108156558 gene encoding uncharacterized protein LOC108156558 produces the protein MFLHVILLDAILLLAIVGHSSAGTYELLVADEKIFSDCPNQAKGTLNQHGMFDLSDLNRSMNADGVNIAGSMTCAWNIQPEDRVEMSITLLYFDRGTWQSTVFSLVSKDFCKSMYDEKQYWYKFWTQHFTNSADVKDKCVLYPGTKLQLEPFMLSLRASTSGPFRNGRYKARIRFNAFDQSGASRLPNICFEIIGDIYKV, from the exons ATGTTCCTACACGTAATTCTTTTGGATGCCATcctgctgctggcgatcgTTGGCCATTCGAGTGCAGGGACCTACGAACTTTTGGTGGCCGATGAGAAAATCTTCAGTGATTGCCCGAATCAGGCAAAAGGCACTCTCAATCAGCATGGCATGTTCGACTTGTCAGACTTAAATAGAAGCATGAATGCGGACGGTGTAAACATCGCAGGAAGCATGACGTGCGCGTGGAATATTCAACCCGAAGATCGTGTGGAG ATGTCCATTACCCTTCTCTATTTCGACAGAGGCACCTGGCAGTCCACCGTCTTCTCCTTGGTGTCGAAGGACTTTTGCAAGAGCATGTACGACGAGAAGCAGTATTGGTACAAGTTCTGGACCCAACACTTTACGAATTCCGCAGATGTAAAGGATAAATGTGTCCTTTACCCTGGT ACGAAATTACAGCTGGAGCCGTTTATGCTGTCCTTGAGGGCCTCCACCTCGGGACCATTCCGGAATGGACGCTACAAAGCCCGGATCCGCTTCAATGCTTTCGATCAGAGCGGGGCCAGTCGCCTACCGAACATCTGCTTCGAGATTATAGGCGACATTTACAAAGTTTGA
- the LOC108156557 gene encoding serendipity locus protein H-1: MECKGKGKRMKEEAPSKKLPPKMYGGDCTPTKAAHDEILSSLLRINNFDSISSIKDESLDIDLSACVTISSASLVNGNSLSSTDFWRVLDESAQNNTELNLSADVCRDDLVAGPSASIVARDLSSDNHSSEFNVTFLRPEPPNAFTNSPFKKTSSSTCTTPVKLSPEQMHMQLMPQPMQRKPKLPAATAVRLKVFKEEPLEERPLPELKPLNVVTKVEVCESDYMPPAFTIFQQPKPVATTSGEASSMPPPISTDGNAKPFEVDPVPLHKCLDCNGLLLESPEELSKHEAAGHRLRMTYKCNECQRDFEMLAGLKKHLKTHRTEGRKDTWKKCPDCGKCLKLGSMWMHRKIHSDNKKYQCDICGQKFVQKINLTHHARIHSSEKPYECPECQKRFQERSHLQRHQKYHAQTRSYRCEKCGKMYKTERCLKVHNLVHLEQRPFACTVCDKSFISNSKLKQHSNIHTGMRPFKCNYCPRDFTNFPNWLKHTRRRHKVDHKTGEHLENIPSYCSKKSTTSKAQKAAAAAAAAAATAAANGDGDPGASTDGKAKSSPAAAATAPPPVKQARKKKQPQQATLAALGITLPAGTALQQVHPAPSKASQGSQQELTTVLVTLPPPPPKQAKTKRERKQPAPKQLQQKPQTQKQAQLQALMEPIACPTLPHIKKEPVHPQGPFLDLHGLSLTSAEELIMEQALEMEECGLYDAPNSNTEMGTSDNAISDSAAALHFQIKNELPDELLPDEEFLPCKPSDRLACPSLESSPFSSPASMELTAVSSNNGNSHAGPVRSGNYYLPAFTLNAQGKLSHTSHSSPSSGLSVSGTTSVSAASTTVSMVNVPLLVRSNQMLPSVDTLLFTTQTGGSRFFTGKSATTATSHLT; encoded by the exons ATGGAGTGTAAAGGAAAAGGCAAGAGAATGAAAGAAGAGGCGCCAAGCAAGAAATTGCCGCCTAAAATGTATGGCGGGGACTGCACCCCCACCAAGGCGGCACACGACGAGATTCTCAGCTCCCTGCTGCGCATTAACAATTTCGATTCGATATCGAGCATCAAGGATGAGTCTCTGGATATTGATCTATCCGCCTGCGTGACCATCAGCTCCGCGAGCCTCGTCAACGGCAACAGCCTCTCGTCCACGGACTTTTGGCGCGTGCTCGACGAGAGCGCCCAGAACAACACGGAGCTCAATCTCTCCGCCGACGTGTGCCGCGATGACCTGGTGGCGGGGCCCAGCGCTAGCATCGTGGCCCGTGATCTATCCAGTGACAATCACAGCTCCGAGTTCAATGTGACTTTCCTGCGGCCAGAGCCGCCGAATGCCTTCACCAATTCCCCCTTCAAGAAGACTTCATCCTCGACCTGCACGACGCCGGTGAAGCTGTCGCCGGAACAGATGCACATGCAACTGATGCCCCAGCCGATGCAACGCAAGCCCAAGCTGCCGGCGGCAACGGCAGTGCGTCTGAAGGTCTTCAAGGAGGAGCCGCTCGAGGAAAGGCCGCTGCCAGAGCTCAAGCCACTCAATGTGGTAACCAAAGTGGAGGTCTGCGAGTCGGATTACATGCCGCCAGCCTTTACCATCTTCCAGCAGCCGAAGCCGGTGGCGACGACGTCCGGAGAAGCGTCCAGCATGCCGCCGCCAATATCGACGGATGGCAATGCGAAACCCTTCGAAGTGGATCCTGTGCCACTTCACAAGTGCCTGGACTGTAATGGCCTGCTGCTGGAGAGTCCCGAGGAGTTGAGCAAGCATGAGGCGGCCGGCCATCGCCTGCGCATGACATACAAGTGCAACGAATGCCAGCGCGACTTTGAAATGCTCGCCGGCCTCAAGAAGCACCTCAAGACGCATCGCACCGAGGGACGCAAGGACACCTGGAAGAAGTGCCCCGACTGTGGCAAATG CCTCAAATTGGGAAGCATGTGGATGCACCGTAAGATTCACAGCGACAACAAGAAGTATCAGTGCGATATTTGCGGCCAAAAGTTTGTGCAGAAGATCAATCTGACGCATCATGCACGGATACACTCATCGGAGAAGCCGTACGAGTGCCCCGAGTGTCAGAAACGCTTCCAGGAACGCTCCCATCTGCAGCGCCATCAGAAGTACCATGCCCAAACGCGTTCCTATCGCTGCGAGAAGTGCGGCAAAATGTACAAAACCGAGCGCTGCCTCAAGGTGCACAATCTGGTGCACTTGGAGCAGCGCCCCTTCGCCTGCACCGTCTGCGACAAGAGCTTCATTAGCAACTCGAAGCTGAAGCAGCACTCGAATATCCACACTGGGATGCGACCCTTCAAGTGCAACTACTGTCCGCGGGACTTTACCAACTTCCCCAACTGGCTGAAGCACACCCGTCGCCGCCACAAGGTGGACCACAAAACTGGCGAACACCTCGAGAACATTCCCTCGTATTGCTCGAAAAAGTCGACCACCAGCAAGGCACAGAAAGccgccgcagcagctgcagcggcagcagcaacagccgcaGCGAATGGGGATGGAGATCCTGGGGCCTCAACGGATGGCAAAGCCAAGTCCAGTCCTGCAGCAGCTGCGACGGCGCCACCGCCAGTGAAACAGGCTCGCAAAAAGAAGCAGCCACAGCAGGCCACCCTGGCCGCCTTGGGCATCACCTTGCCGGCGGGCACTGCACTCCAACAGGTGCACCCGGCGCCCTCAAAGGCCTCACAAGGATCCCAGCAGGAGCTAACCACTGTATTGGTGACATTGCCGCCTCCACCCCCCAAGCAAGCGAAGACCAAACGCGAACGCAAACAGCCGGCACCcaagcagctgcagcagaagCCACAGACACAGAAGCAAGCCCAACTCCAGGCCCTGATGGAGCCCATCGCTTGTCCCACGCTGCCGCATATTAAGAAGGAACCAGTGCATCCACAGGGCCCGTTCTTGGATCTGCACGGCCTCAGTCTCACATCGGCCGAAGAACTGATTATGGAACAGGCCCTAGAAATGGAAGAGTGCGGACTGTATGATGCGCCCAATTCCAATACGGAAATGGGAACATCGGACAATGCCATCTCCGATTCGGCTGCAGCCCTGCACTTTCAGATCAAGAACGAGCTGCCCGACGAGCTGCTCCCAGATGAAGAATTTT TGCCTTGTAAGCCCAGCGATCGCCTAGCTTGCCCCTCACTCGAGTCGTCGCCGTTCTCATCCCCTGCCTCCATGGAGCTGACTGCCGTCTCCTCCAACAATGGCAATTCGCATGCGGGACCGGTGCGCTCTGGGAACTACTATCTCCCAGCCTTCACGCTAAATGCGCAGGGAAAGCTGAGCCACACGTCGCACAGCTCCCCCTCCTCGGGTCTGTCGGTGAGTGGGACGACGAGTGTGTCGGCCGCCTCCACCACGGTGTCGATGGTGAACGTGCCGCTGCTGGTGCGCTCGAATCAAATGTTGCCTTCGGTGGATACATTGCTCTTCACCACACAGACTGGCGGAAGTCGGTTCTTTACCGGAAAGTCGGCGACCACGGCCACGTCCCATCTGACATGA
- the LOC108157798 gene encoding uncharacterized protein LOC108157798 yields MHVIYPTVAGEARHQIPSNQQIVRIINHYKRLSLEQLQQRAAKRKHDSQVKDYSFIVKLKVRNSVRCSGALLAPRLVISSSSCLRGVPSSQVHILTSGGSTHPVAKLEWFRSSPEVILITLVTAAPGQPIGLCSTTLKMGDNASMLMASNDLSFFGRRHSQVVSNQACKLTFLQEESVYITPNMLCLQNSQSPEKCVTEQGDALLVDRQLCGLNVYGSRCRAHSLNADLYIDLDKLRTLISHFIQKLLG; encoded by the coding sequence ATGCATGTGATATACCCAACAGTGGCAGGTGAAGCACGGCATCAGATTCCCTCCAATCAGCAGATCGTGCGCATTATCAACCACTACAAACGGCTAAGCTTGGAGCAACTGCAGCAACGCGCTGCCAAGAGGAAGCATGACTCTCAAGTCAAGGATTACAGCTTCATAGTCAAGCTAAAGGTTCGGAACTCCGTTCGTTGCAGTGGGGCCTTGTTGGCGCCACGCCTGGTGAtcagctccagcagctgcttgaGAGGAGTTCCTTCTAGTCAAGTGCATATCCTCACCAGCGGAGGGAGCACTCACCCAGTGGCTAAACTTGAGTGGTTCCGATCCAGCCCCGAGGTAATCCTAATCACCCTGGTGACAGCAGCCCCGGGACAGCCGATTGGACTGTGCTCCACGACCCTTAAGATGGGCGACAATGCCTCCATGCTGATGGCCAGCAACGACCTCAGCTTCTTCGGACGTAGGCACAGCCAGGTCGTGTCTAACCAGGCCTGCAAGCTGACCTTTCTGCAGGAAGAGAGCGTCTACATCACTCCCAATATGCTGTGCCTGCAGAACTCCCAGAGCCCAGAGAAGTGCGTCACAGAACAGGGAGATGCCTTATTGGTGGACCGTCAGCTGTGCGGATTGAATGTCTATGGATCCCGCTGTCGTGCACACTCCCTAAATGCCGATCTCTATATTGATCTGGATAAACTACGAACTCTGATTAGCCATTTCATACAGAAGCTGCTAGGTTGA
- the LOC108157797 gene encoding seminase, with amino-acid sequence MLPMRLLLVLCWTSVTTNQAAKQPIPQLMVGDMPGSGQPYQIVRIIEYVVPHPYRPQGGQIENTTAADSLEIFAPHLERQFNKNPNTNTANHAEQTLAKTFNIIARTSPIVATKFLIKIYAMGSNTPCTGALISYRLVLTSSQCFPPNQTPVPKDYKVQVTQNALYEVSSIILGPSSGLDRYMALMVLKTFVVEPEVQTVALCDAPPRRADTIIMHMSKGSPHFLRSQIISNRACKSSFAKVENAYITESMFCAHNSNKRMDCQTTKGDPLVHRERLCGINIYGPSCVDGATNGDLYVNVFKAKAYLQTMIARYN; translated from the coding sequence ATGCTGCCAATGCGCCTGCTGCTCGTACTCTGCTGGACCTCAGTGACAACCAACCAGGCGGCCAAGCAGCCCATTCCCCAGTTGATGGTAGGAGATATGCCGGGCAGCGGACAGCCCTACCAGATAGTGCGTATCATCGAGTACGTGGTGCCGCATCCCTACAGGCCCCAAGGTGGACAGATTGAGAACACAACGGCGGCGGACAGCCTTGAGATCTTTGCCCCCCACCTGGAGAGGCAGTTCAACAAGAACCCCAACACAAACACAGCTAACCACGCGGAGCAGACGCTCGCCAAAACTTTCAACATCATAGCCAGAACCAGCCCAATAGTAGCCACTAAATTCCTAATTAAGATATACGCGATGGGTTCGAACACCCCCTGCACTGGAGCCCTGATCTCCTACCGCCTGGTCCTGACCTCTTCGCAGTGCTTTCCGCCCAATCAGACTCCAGTGCCAAAGGATTATAAGGTACAGGTCACCCAGAATGCGCTGTATGAGGTGAGCAGCATAATTCTCGGCCCCTCCTCGGGCCTGGACCGGTATATGGCTTTGATGGTGCTAAAAACATTCGTCGTGGAGCCTGAAGTGCAGACAGTCGCCCTTTGTGATGCTCCCCCCAGGCGGGCGGACACTATCATCATGCACATGTCGAAGGGGTCTCCGCACTTTCTACGCAGCCAAATCATCTCCAACCGGGCTTGTAAGAGCAGCTTTGCCAAGGTAGAGAACGCCTACATCACAGAGTCCATGTTTTGTGCCCACAACTCGAACAAGCGTATGGACTGTCAGACGACCAAGGGGGATCCGCTGGTGCACCGCGAGCGGTTGTGTGGCATCAACATCTACGGACCGAGCTGCGTGGATGGGGCGACCAACGGGGATCTCTATGTGAATGTTTTCAAGGCCAAGGCCTATCTGCAGACCATGATCGCGCGCTACAATTAA
- the LOC108155158 gene encoding pre-mRNA-processing factor 39 has protein sequence MASGENVLMEGRRTRSGRKATSPPAPALAVSTRTSKRTSRRHAQVSVSEEEEPEQQLPQTVISNETAMVLDEEDEDQMRESSLQEAPVREQHYDELAHLQHQLDDDIEMMAATETGVDEKSSSFPFGTVAEQHSETSDDIKESRAEGGVDTLLASLAGDNANSLPSVGGNDESDSKKAAFDYNVEALEPHGEKLNSSEDSSLHHAIAESLGDEADTSNATIVNTEIISEDELPPPTKPEINDAEEVSDEELPAPQRAELPADAEVISEDELPSNNNNNNNNNNAGEPKTSTKRKAEKEQAEEAKDNAEQKSSEAASTKEKSVEQYNPGSPTTESNDAPPSEKRPKVDDAEHKEKKKDKERDKEKDKEKEKEKDLAEKEKEKEKEKEKEKERKKLPDLEKYWRVVKDDPTDFTGWTYLLQYVDSESDAEAAREAYDTFLSHYPYCYGYWRKYADYEKRKGLKANCYKVFERGLEAIPLSVDLWIHYLTHVKQSSDEEQFIRSQYERAVKACGLEFRSDKLWDAFVRWESDSKRYQRVIQIYDRLLAIPTQGYNAHFDNFQDVINQQTITACIGHEEIIRLRKELYDRLHSKSSKSSSKSRRDSGSSSSKEATKGEREKKESGGGGGSGSGSSGGAGKSPKDSSETLVDESESTTDLTESESSPPASKPASQIDFSDLSTLTEEEATVIKDKVISARRKVHKATIGAVTARWSFEEGIKRPYFHVKPLERAQLKNWKEYLDFEIEKGDRERVVVLFERCLIACALYDEFWLKMLRYLESLEDQSSVVERIRDVYRRACHIHHPDKPSMHLMWAAFEELQLNFDGAADVLQRLEQRCPNILQVAYRRINVERRRGSLDKCRELYQHYIESTKNKAIAGSLAIKYARFLNKICHDLDAGLAALQQALERDPANTRVALQMIDLALQRPTVDEKEVVEIMDKFMARADIEPEQKVLFAQRKVEFLEDFGSTARGLQDAQRALQQSLSKANESQKKSDSSPSRKTSLGSKDGAAAPGPSSASAAAYNNGGGASGAAGGPNYNYNLAASGYYGQPNSGGVGAYPAQQQPQQQSYDSFYNQWGYGSGGGGASAGGNSGGNYNYGQWSGYGNYY, from the exons ATGGCGTCCGGCGAAAACGTTTTGATGGAAG GTCGCCGCACACGCTCCGGCCGAAAGGCCACATCACCGCCAGCACCGGCTCTTGCAGTGTCCACAAGGACCTCCAAGCGCACATCCAGGCGACACGCGCAG GTAAGCGTTTCTGAAGAGGAAGAGcccgagcagcagctgccacaAACAGTCATCAGCAACGAAACTGCCATGGTTTTGGATGAGGAGGACGAGGACCAAATGCGCGAGTCCTCGCTCCAGGAGGCCCCTGTCCGAGAGCAGCATTACGATGAGTTGGCCCATCTCCAGCACCAGCTGGACGATGATATCGAAATGATGGCGGCGACAGAGACCGGGGTGGACGAGAAGAGTTCCTCCTTTCCGTTTGGCACAGTGGCCGAACAGCATTCCGAAACGAGTGATGATATCAAAGAGAGTCGTGCCGAGGGTGGCGTAGACACGCTGCTAGCCTCCCTGGCCGGGGATAATGCCAATAGTTTGCCCTCCGTTGGGGGCAACGATGAGAGTGACAGCAAAAAGGCCGCTTTCGATTACAACGTGGAGGCCTTGGAGCCCCATGGGGAGAAATTGAACTCGTCGGAGGACTCCAGCTTGCATCATGCCATTGCAGAGAGTCTGGGTGATGAGGCCGACACCAGCAATGCCACAATAGTCAACACAGAGATAATCTCAGAGGATGAACTGCCTCCACCCACCAAACCAGAGATCAACGATGCCGAGGAGGTCTCCGACGAAGAGCTGCCGGCACCCCAACGCGCCGAGTTGCCCGCCGATGCGGAGGTCATATCCGAGGATGAGTTGCCTTCAaataataacaacaacaataataacaataatgcGGGTGAGCCGAAGACTTCGACAAAGCGCAAAGCAGAAAAAGAACAGGCGGAGGAGGCCAAGGACAATGCGGAGCAGAAGAGCAGCGAAGCAGCCAGCACAAAGGAGAAGTCCGTGGAACAGTACAATCCGGGAAGTCCGACCACAGAGAGCAACGATGCCCCGCCATCGGAGAAGCGGCCCAAAGTAGATG ACGCCGAGCACAAGGAGAAGAAAAAAGACAAAGAGCGTGATAAGGAGAAGGATaaagagaaggagaaggagaaggactTGGCCGAAaaagagaaggagaaggaaaaagaaaaagaaaaggaaaaggaGCGAAAGAAGTTGCCCGATCTCGAAAAGTACTGGCGGGTGGTCAAAGACGATCCCACAGACTTTACCGGCTGGACATACTTGCTGCAATATGTGGATAGTGAG TCCGATGCGGAGGCGGCACGCGAGGCCTACGACACATTCCTTTCGCACTATCCCTACTGCTACGGCTACTGGCGGAAGTACGCGGACTACGAGAAGCGGAAGGGCCTCAAGGCCAATTGCTACAAG GTGTTTGAGCGCGGACTGGAGGCCATACCGCTGTCGGTGGATCTATGGATACACTATCTGACGCACGTGAAGCAGAGCAGCGACGAGGAGCAGTTCATCCGCAGCCAATACGAGCGGGCGGTGAAGGCCTGCGGCCTGGAATTCCGCTCGGACAAGCTCTGGGACGCCTTCGTGCGCTGGGAGAGCGACTCGAAGCGCTATCAGCGCGTCATACAGATCTACGATAGGCTCTTGGCCATACCCACACAGGGCTACAATGCACACTTCGACAA TTTCCAGGATGTGATCAATCAGCAGACAATTACCGCCTGCATTGGCCATGAGGAGATCATACGTTTGCGCAAGGAACTCTACGACCGGCTGCACAGCAAATCGTCGAAATCCTCATCGAAGAGTAGGCGggacagcggcagcagcagctccaagGAGGCAACGAAGGGTGAGCGGGAGAAGAAAGAgtctggaggtggaggtggaagtggaagtggaagcaGTGGCGGGGCTGGTAAGTCGCCAAAAGATAGTAGTGAAACACTTGTCGATGAATCAGAAAGTACCACCGATCTGACCGAAAGCGAGTCATCGCCCCCAGCTTCAAAGCCGGCGTCTCAGATCGATTTCAGCGATCTTAGCACTCTCACCGAGGAGGAGGCGACCGTCATCAAGGATAAGGTAATATCCGCGCGTCGCAAGGTCCACAAGGCAACCATCGGAGCGGTCACTGCTCGCTGGTCCTTCGAGGAAGGCATCAAACGGCCCTATTTCCATGTGAAGCCCCTAGAGCGAGCCCAGCTGAAGAACTGGAAGGAATATCTGGACTTCGAGATCGAGAAGGGTGATCGCGAGCGGGTGGTGGTTCTGTTTGAGCGCTGCCTCATCGCCTGCGCTCTGTACGACGAGTTTTGGCTGAAGATGCTCCGCTATCTGGAGTCGTTGGAGGATCAAAGCAGTGTCGTTGAGCGCATCCGCGATGTCTACCGTCGCGCCTGTCACATCCATCATCCGGACAAGCCCAGTATGCATCTCATGTGGGCCGCCTTTGAGGAGTTGCAGCTGAACTTCGATGGCGCCGCCGATGTTTTGCAGCGTCTCGAGCAGCGCTGCCCCAATATCCTCCAGGTGGCATATCGTCGCATCAATGTGGAGCGTCGCCGCGGCTCCTTGGATAAATGCCGCGAGCTCTACCAGCACTATATCGAGAGCACAAAGAACAAGGCCATTGCCGGCAGCCTGGCCATCAAGTATGCACGCTTTCTCAACAAGATCTGCCACGATCTCGATGCGGGTCTAGCTGCCCTGCAACAGGCCCTGGAACGCGATCCGGCCAACACTCGAGTCGCTCTCCAGATGATCGATCTGGCCCTGCAACGGCCGACTGTGGACGAGAAGGAGGTCGTGGAGATCATGGACAAGTTCATGGCTCGCGCCGATATTGAGCCGGAGCAGAAGGTGCTCTTTGCCCAGCGCAAAGTGGAATTCCTCGAGGACTTTGGCAGCACGGCGCGTGGCCTGCAAGATGCCCAGCGTGCGCTCCAGCAGTCACTGAGCAAGGCCAACGAGTCGCAAAAGAAGAG CGACAGCAGTCCCAGTCGCAAGACCTCCTTGGGCAGCAAGGACGGTGCTGCTGCACCAGGCCCATCCTCGGCCTCGGCGGCTGCCTACAACAACGGCGGTGGTGCGTCCGGAGCGGCGGGGGGCcccaactacaactacaacttGGCGGCCTCCGGCTATTACGGACAGCCGAACAGCGGCGGCGTTGGTGCTTATCCGGCGCAACAGCAGCCCCAGCAGCAGTCCTACGACTCGTTCTACAACCAGTGGGGCTACGGATCGGGCGGTGGTGGTGCCAGCGCCGGTGGCAACAGCGGAGGGAACTACAACTATGGCCAGTGGAGCGGCTATGGCAACTATTACTAA